One genomic region from Drosophila busckii strain San Diego stock center, stock number 13000-0081.31 chromosome 3R, ASM1175060v1, whole genome shotgun sequence encodes:
- the LOC108602888 gene encoding uncharacterized protein LOC108602888 isoform X2, whose product MCDGIGRQFSYACPNTTLFQQRMLICDHWYMVNCSKAESNYAANLLIGQRDKPFVNDEENNLRTPRPDLLDRPYAPDYSGESFRSQYKQITPSQNQIRDDSSKSGNKLESPAGQTRWRIPPPSRTILPPAYEPQIELASSSAAPPLPPRPRVPISSTSTTSTTAATRRPVAFVPPVTPRTEALHLRRPIVIANELDDLGTSHSTRYNTSADFNSAELPAAETKNSTKLLKFVKTPSKIYEPPFVYPIYNLEDTQPAAETLRTSSAAPFSTAASTHRFAGFASSSTTARPISRPTTNAGAPFSYATLPTTVSSSTSSNQRVAATAALRPLEQRTPTPAQSFRLNRPVSSTTAAPKLQQQQQLPFNDLLPPFVEFVPHDIATTQGPPIYYEWKVPANGLEPPKLDAPIGVDGRDYPEGSSDYTNKPKPEAFNSRLNDISPVSVKRVPSLRSIKPNELPKAQRRADVASSSSTADITQLRKQLLIPEIVFPLETIGRTGYAAGASAAGDVYNSFQLKIPERRSSGSGSAKSGKWFGENPKCPECHPSFVQPGSCEPCLRR is encoded by the exons ATGTGCGATGGCATTGGCAGGCAGTTCAGCTACGCATGTCCCAACACCACGCTCTTCCAGCAGCGCATGCTGATCTGCGATCATTGGTACATGGTCAACTGCTCCAAGGCCGAGAGCAATTATGCAGCCAATCTGCTAATAG GCCAACGCGATAAGCCTTTTGTGAATGATGAGGAGAACAATTTGCGCACACCACGCCCCGATTTACTGGATCGCCCATATGCGCCTGATTACTCGGGTGAATCCTTCAGAAGCCAGTACAAG caaataacgCCAAGTCAAAATCAAATACGTGATGATAGCTCCAAGTCTGGCAACAAATTGGAATCACCAGCTGGACAAACACGCTGGCGCATACCGCCGCCCAGTCGCACCATTTTGCCACCAGCGTATGAGCCACAAATAGAGCTGgccagcagctcagcagcgcCACCGCTGCCACCCAGACCCAGAGTGCCCATCAGCAGCACaagcaccaccagcaccactgCAGCTACACGTCGTCCTGTAGCCTTTGTGCCGCCAGTAACGCCACGCACTGAGGCGCTGCATCTGCGCAGACCCATTGTTATAGCCAACGAATTGGATGATTTGGGCACCAGCCACAGCACGCGCTACAATACATCAGCGGATTTTAATTCAGCggagctgccagcagctgaaACCAAAAACAGCACCAAGCTGCTCAAATTTGTTAAGACGCCTTCGAAGATCTACGAGCCACCATTTGTTTATCCCATTTACAATCTAGAGGATACGCAGCCCGCTGCGGAGACCTTGCGCACATCCTCAGCAGCGCCGTTTAGCACTGCAGCCAGCACACATCGCTTTGCAGGCTTTGCCTCCAGCAGCACAACAGCGCGACCCATAAGCCGACCCACTACCAATGCGGGCGCGCCTTTCTCCTATGCCACACTGCCCACTAcagtaagcagcagcaccagcagcaatcaacgcgttgcagcaacagcagcgttgCGGCCACTGGAGCAGCGCACGCCAACACCAGCGCAAAGTTTTCGCCTGAACCGACCTGTAAGCAGCACAACAGCTGCGcccaaactgcagcagcagcagcagctgccatttAATGATCTGCTGCCGCCATTTGTAGAGTTTGTGCCACATGACATTGCCACAACACAGGGTCCGCCCATTTACTATGAATGGAAAGTGCCAGCGAATGGCTTGGAGCCGCCCAAACTGGATGCACCCATAGGCGTAGATGGACGCGACTACCCCGAAGGCAGCAGCGACTACACAAACAAGCCCAAGCCGGAGGCTTTCAATAGCAGACTTAACGATATCAGCCCAGTGAGTGTCAAGCGTGTGCCCAGCTTACGCTCGATTAAGCCCAATGAGCTGCCTAAGGCGCAGCGACGCGCAGACGTTGCCAGCAGCTCGTCTACAGCGGACATAACACAGCTGCGCAAGCAGCTGTTAATACCAGAGATTGTGTTTCCGCTGGAAACAATTGGACGCACTGGTTATGCGGCTGGCGCCAGTGCAGCTGGCGATGTGTACAACTCATTTCAGCTAAAGATACCAGAgcgtcgcagcagcggcagcggcagcgccaagAGCGGCAAATGGTTTGGCGAGAATCCCAAGTGCCCAGAGTGCCATCCATCCTTTGTGCAGCCCGGCAGCTGCGAGCCCTGCCTGCGTAGATAG
- the LOC108602887 gene encoding uncharacterized protein LOC108602887 isoform X2 — protein sequence MDKDSEKCNQSCMTDKSACCRRPNACRYLLSQRQQQQQQPQQQQQSNCPTAQIIYRGNNFCATQSDEELFYDCASVDHDLPREGNSCAKSNLSCSDCSRLDDPAEIRAALERAACATQKLLKNFDRNRKQSCNATLEITARLITIDDQPTSQRCGHNKPVTVQMPLQFDPNSGQLQVSPMAQPPPLQSKAPALMYLHDERPPYQQDNSKNDNSHSQDMQTDKSYVRDKLKPMSPAHSSELNENSEERSKDLNAKSSQTDNYHIIKPQEDDIPSVHSQTDASYIYDRYMRERPDNLHQQQQRQRQLHQSSQTHVKRNLSPLRGIHYPTHYNNAGVCPPLKPCQCAPNASAMLMCACGSKSNPMLPNAQLQHDLCKAKSAPSELWRSLPSHAAPSTADCGCDAAAAAQRDFGCGQSGGGSQRTLTPCAAQAPLPAVSAGVQTCASAAQQCPSAAPLCPAAPPCPAPPQPCTSAAAAAQQCPSKAPTFASAAAASTPAPSTATEIIFKPQLEVHDEELGLVYADASLADQTSATVFCPQICGNVPEAPQPQPARVTYCPNDPRVRAKAKTCAPGCSSAKQPSNTQFKSAASSCTRQVASPIICSCAEPSHITTSAYEEPMMDCASSQQQQQTPYSHASFGCPERTSSRSRSVMDKVTCLCSSVQRATLGRLGQHDNAPPFLPRQDAASCCAQQQLHEICLLSSASYSQVLQTNKSYKISAKRSSKSSGKDMYRDCDSSSNTSINEPKSLVKYASKLCSKKQSHKSKSAPSCDCSGEPHDSSMRSARSCSADLNSKSLSLKSALSKTPEYMDTEASCSCDKQSAVMRSLPSSPSCKSPATYVSFPSCSESAPMKSLPSSPSCKSPATHGSCEPPAEQHPCVQADCKCYTLNSSAICEEESVGVVMQCGKEASSCADTTGESTFEQSCRLCETNVQSLCTRSMPITEPSCGCDLEAAPANRKQRILALVEQLSLMKECHPQRPEMIRQLFGELTLMLRDEAESAKLPQDEPPRVPPTFEECIEAKEAPCWCEQTTQRSKTELQRLECFNEMEKYLEHCLLKSGTRPTSATEIGGFEFDPEFDPYRAGQEDSQTFKDCHEPEEHFAGTCEEEEATKADTTTGTTGAAGLEESAGGKSERTDFTGKSESTAKSERTERTGKSERTDFTFKSERFEYTGESVTIPACIAAEETLPAAESETEEPAQIAARTGSKRGSQLQSADGSKRGSQVVPQAAEPTDAYQLVEEELVVIEEETIVVIAGQDGDEALAETEPQSAPHAGQLCAMDAGGALGQLTERECLLMEYMLRRMCQYCEEEQQMQEDDGGGEGYDDECDCEANYSQRQQQQPGGCLCCHCRAMICENQCKSVTKTMDAVSDPVGEMKYFIDSIIFDLQSMDQVLNKKKIKPKGSRSKQPAGNAPGDSFPVTIAEVSSLGCAALFIRWEVHDCTAIAGYEIYVDGHLTNRFYSFRHEAGVVSNVDVTKMHQIVLRAQATGQDFPGEECGNAVAHAHPELLAGASRPWKPSIYFYDPDSGVAPPRSSSKKKSEAAAPAETEAETEAY from the exons ATGGACAAGGACAGTGAGAAATGTAACCAATCGTGCATGACAGACAAATCCGCATGTTGCCGGCGACCCAATGCGTGTCGCTATTTGCTCagtcagcggcagcagcagcaacagcaaccacaacagcagcagcaatcgaaTTGCCCAACAGCTCAAATTATTTATCgtggcaacaacttttgcGCCACACAAAGCGATGAGGAGCTTTTCTATGACTGCGCTAGTGTTGACCATGACTTGCCGCGCGAGGGCAACAGCTGCGCCAAGAgcaacttaagctgcagcgactgcagtCGCCTGGACGATCCCGCCGAGATACGCGCAGCACTTGAGCGCGCCGCCTGCGCCACACAGAAGCTGCTCAAGAACTTTGATCGCAATCGCAAGCAGTCATGCAATGCAACGCTGGAGATTACAGCGCGACTCATAACCATTGATGATCAGCCCACCAGTCAGCGGTGTGGCCACAACAAGCCGGTGACTGTGCAAATGCCGCTGCAGTTTGATCCCAACAGCGGGCAGCTGCAGGTGTCGCCCATggcgcagccgccgccgctgcagaGCAAAG CTCCAGCTTTGATGTATCTGCATGACGAGCGTCCGCCATATCAGCaagacaacagcaagaacGACAATTCCCACAGCCAGGACATGCAAACCGACAAATCCTACGTACGCGACAAACTCAAGCCCATGTCCCCAGCCCACAGCAGCGAACTGAACGAGAACAGCGAAGAGCGCAGCAAAGATCTAAATGCCAAATCATCCCAAACGGATAACTACCACATCATCAAGCCACAGGAGGACGACATTCCCTCCGTGCACTCCCAAACCGACGCCTCCTATATCTACGATCGCTACATGCGCGAGCGTCCCGACAActtgcaccagcagcagcagcggcagcggcagttgcATCAAAGCAGCCAAACGCATGTCAAGCGCAATCTGAGTCCATTGCGTGGCATTCACTATCCCACGCACTATAACAACGCAGGCGTCTGCCCGCCGCTCAAGCCTTGCCAATGCGCTCCAAATGCCAGCGCTATGCTTATGTGCGCCTGCGGCTCCAAATCCAATCCCATGCTGCCCAACGCGCAACTGCAGCATGATCTATGCAAAGCCAAGTCTGCGCCCAGCGAGCTGTGGCGCAGTTTGCCTTCCCATGCTGCGCCATCAACCGCTGACTGCGGCtgcgacgctgctgcagctgcacagcGTGACTTTGGCTGTGGCCAATCAGGTGGCGGCTCCCAGCGCACATTGACGCCATGTGCTGCTCAAGCGCCGCTGCCTGCTGTATCCGCCGGCGTGCAGACTTGCGCCTCAGCTGCGCAGCAATGTCCATCAGCAGCGCCGCTATGTCCAGCAGCGCCGCCATGTCCAGCACCACCGCAGCCTTGCACCTccgctgcggcggcggcacagCAATGTCCATCGAAGGCGCCAACATTTGcctcagccgcagcagcgtcTACGCCTGCGCCCTCGACAGCAACTGAAATCATTTTCAAGCCACAGCTGGAAGTGCACGATGAGGAGCTGGGCCTGGTCTACGCTGATGCTTCGCTGGCGGATCAAACTTCTGCTACAGTTTTCTGTCCGCAGATCTGCGGCAATGTGCCGGAAgcgccgcagccgcagccagcaCGCGTCACCTACTGTCCCAACGATCCCAGAGttagagccaaagccaaaacctGCGCTCCCGGCTGCAGCTCCGCCAAGCAGCCGAGCAACACGCAGTTCAAAAGCGCCGCCTCCAGCTGCACGCGCCAAGTGGCCAGTCCCATCATTTGCAGCTGCGCCGAGCCCAGTCATATAACCACCTCGGCCTATGAGGAGCCCATGATGGACTGCGCCagctcgcagcagcagcagcagacgcccTATTCACACGCCTCATTCGGCTGTCCGGAGCGCACTTCGTCGCGCTCGCGCTCGGTCATGGACAAGGTCACCTGCCTGTGCAGCTCGGTGCAGCGCGCCACATTGGGGCGCCTCGGCCAGCATGACAATGCGCCGCCGTTTCTGCCGCGCCAGGacgctgccagctgctgcgccCAGCAACAGCTCCATGAGATTTGTTTGCTCTCCTCCGCCAGCTACTCGCAGGTGCTGCAAACCAACAAGAGCTACAAAATCAGCgccaagcgcagcagcaagtccAGCGGCAAGGACATGTATCGCGACTGCGACTCCAGCTCCAACACATCCATAAATGAGCCCAAGTCGCTGGTCAAATACGCCAGCAAACTTTGCtctaaaaagcaaagccacaAGTCCAAGAGTGCGCCAAGCTGCGACTGCAGCGGCGAGCCGCATGATTCGTCCATGCGCAGCGCACGCAGCTGCTCGGCGGATCTGAACTCCAAGAGTTTGTCGCTGAAAAGTGCCCTGAGCAAAACCCCCGAGTACATGGACACGGAAGCGAGCTGCTCATGCGATAAGCAAAGCGCTGTCATGAGATCGCTGCCAAGTTCGCCCAGCTGCAAGTCGCCCGCAACTTACGTCAGTTTCCCCAGCTGCTCGGAGAGCGCGCCCATGAAATCGCTGCCAAGCTCGCCCAGCTGCAAGTCGCCCGCAACGCATGGCAGCTGCGAGCCGCCGGCGGAGCAACATCCCTGCGTGCAGGCGGATTGCAAATGCTACACGCTCAACTCCAGCGCCATTTGCGAGGAGGAGAGCGTGGGCGTTGTGATGCAGTGTGGCAAGGAGGCGTCCAGCTGCGCCGACACCACTGGCGAGTCCACCTTCGAGCAGAGCTGCCGTCTGTGCGAGACAAATGTGCAGAGTCTCTGCACCAGATCCATGCCCATTACCGAGCCCAGCTGTGGCTGCGATCTGGAAGCTGCGCCCGCCAATCGCAAGCAGCGCATTCTAGCGCTAGTGGAGCAGCTGAGCCTAATGAAGGAATGTCATCCACAGCGTCCGGAGATGATACGTCAGCTGTTTGGCGAACTGACGCTCATGCTGCGCGATGAGGCCGAAAGCGCCAAGTTGCCACAGGATGAGCCGCCGCGCGTGCCGCCCACATTCGAGGAGTGCATCGAGGCCAAAGAGGCGCCTTGCTGGTGCGAACAGACGACGCAGCGCAGCAAAACGGAGCTGCAACGCTTGGAGTGCTTCAATGAAATGGAAAAGTACTTGGAGCACTGTCTGCTCAAGTCGGGCACGCGACCCACATCGGCCACCGAAATTGGTGGCTTTGAATTTGATCCAGAATTCGATCCGTATCGCGCTGGCCAAGAGGACTCGCAAACGTTCAAGGACTGCCATGAGCCGGAGGAGCACTTTGCTGGCACTTGTGAGGAAGAGGAGGCAACCAAAGCAGACACAACCACAGGCACAACGGGAGCAGCAGGGCTGGAGGAAAGCGCTGGCGGCAAAAGCGAACGCACCGATTTTACAGGCAAAAGCGAATCTACAGCCAAAAGCGAAAGAACTGAGCGCACTGGCAAAAGCGAGCGAACCGATTTTACATTCAAGAGCGAAAGATTCGAGTATACGGGTGAGAGCGTCACAATTCCGGCGTGCATTGCGGCAGAGGAaacgctgccagcagctgagAGTGAAACAGAGGAGCCGGCACAGATAGCAGCACGCACAGGCTCCAAGCGCGGCTCACAGCTGCAGTCTGCCGATGGCTCCAAGCGCGGCTCACAAGTTGTGCCGCAAGCTGCTGAGCCAACTGATGCTTACCAATTAGTAGAGGAGGAGCTAGTGGTCATTGAAGAGGAAACCATTGTAGTTATAGCTGGACAAGACGGCGATGAAGCTTTAGCCGAAACAGAGCCACAGTCAGCGCCCCACGCTGGTCAACTCTGCGCCATGGACGCTGGCGGCGCCTTGGGTCAGCTAACCGAACGCGAGTGCCTGCTCATGGAATACATGCTGCGCCGCATGTGCCAATACTgcgaggaggagcagcaaatgcaggaggacgacggcggcggcgaggGCTACGACGATGAGTGCGACTGTGAAGCGAACTACtcgcaaaggcagcagcagcagccaggcggCTGTCTCTGTTGCCACTGCCGCGCCATGATCTGTGAGAATCAATGCAAGTCGGTGACCAAGACTATGGATGCAGTAAGCGATCCTGTAGGCGAAATG aaatattttattgactcgattatatttgatttgcaatCAATGGACCAAGTGCtgaacaaaaagaaaattaaaccCAAG GGCTCGCGCTCCAAGCAGCCAGCGGGCAATGCGCCTGGCGACAGCTTTCCAGTTACCATTGCCGAAGTTTCCAGCTTGGGTTGTGCAGCGCTCTTCATAAGATGGGAGGTGCACGACTGCACCGCCATAGCGGGCTATGAG ATCTATGTGGATGGCCACTTGACCAATCGTTTTTATAGTTTTCGACACGAGGCTGGCGTTGTTAGCAATGTGGACGTTACCAAAATGCATCAGATTGTGCTGCGTGCACAGGCAACGGGTCAGGACTTTCCTGGCGAGGAGTGCGGCAATGCTGTAGCGCATGCGCATCCGGAGCTGCTAGCTGGCGCCAGTCGTCCTTGGAAGCCCAGCATTTATTTCTACGATCCGGACAGCGGCGTTGCGCcgccacgcagcagcagcaagaaaaagtctgaggcagcagcgccagcggaAACAGAAGCGGAAACAGAAGCGTACTAG
- the LOC108602887 gene encoding uncharacterized protein LOC108602887 isoform X4: MYLHDERPPYQQDNSKNDNSHSQDMQTDKSYVRDKLKPMSPAHSSELNENSEERSKDLNAKSSQTDNYHIIKPQEDDIPSVHSQTDASYIYDRYMRERPDNLHQQQQRQRQLHQSSQTHVKRNLSPLRGIHYPTHYNNAGVCPPLKPCQCAPNASAMLMCACGSKSNPMLPNAQLQHDLCKAKSAPSELWRSLPSHAAPSTADCGCDAAAAAQRDFGCGQSGGGSQRTLTPCAAQAPLPAVSAGVQTCASAAQQCPSAAPLCPAAPPCPAPPQPCTSAAAAAQQCPSKAPTFASAAAASTPAPSTATEIIFKPQLEVHDEELGLVYADASLADQTSATVFCPQICGNVPEAPQPQPARVTYCPNDPRVRAKAKTCAPGCSSAKQPSNTQFKSAASSCTRQVASPIICSCAEPSHITTSAYEEPMMDCASSQQQQQTPYSHASFGCPERTSSRSRSVMDKVTCLCSSVQRATLGRLGQHDNAPPFLPRQDAASCCAQQQLHEICLLSSASYSQVLQTNKSYKISAKRSSKSSGKDMYRDCDSSSNTSINEPKSLVKYASKLCSKKQSHKSKSAPSCDCSGEPHDSSMRSARSCSADLNSKSLSLKSALSKTPEYMDTEASCSCDKQSAVMRSLPSSPSCKSPATYVSFPSCSESAPMKSLPSSPSCKSPATHGSCEPPAEQHPCVQADCKCYTLNSSAICEEESVGVVMQCGKEASSCADTTGESTFEQSCRLCETNVQSLCTRSMPITEPSCGCDLEAAPANRKQRILALVEQLSLMKECHPQRPEMIRQLFGELTLMLRDEAESAKLPQDEPPRVPPTFEECIEAKEAPCWCEQTTQRSKTELQRLECFNEMEKYLEHCLLKSGTRPTSATEIGGFEFDPEFDPYRAGQEDSQTFKDCHEPEEHFAGTCEEEEATKADTTTGTTGAAGLEESAGGKSERTDFTGKSESTAKSERTERTGKSERTDFTFKSERFEYTGESVTIPACIAAEETLPAAESETEEPAQIAARTGSKRGSQLQSADGSKRGSQVVPQAAEPTDAYQLVEEELVVIEEETIVVIAGQDGDEALAETEPQSAPHAGQLCAMDAGGALGQLTERECLLMEYMLRRMCQYCEEEQQMQEDDGGGEGYDDECDCEANYSQRQQQQPGGCLCCHCRAMICENQCKSVTKTMDAVSDPVGEMKYFIDSIIFDLQSMDQVLNKKKIKPKGSRSKQPAGNAPGDSFPVTIAEVSSLGCAALFIRWEVHDCTAIAGYEIYVDGHLTNRFYSFRHEAGVVSNVDVTKMHQIVLRAQATGQDFPGEECGNAVAHAHPELLAGASRPWKPSIYFYDPDSGVAPPRSSSKKKSEAAAPAETEAETEAY, from the exons ATGTATCTGCATGACGAGCGTCCGCCATATCAGCaagacaacagcaagaacGACAATTCCCACAGCCAGGACATGCAAACCGACAAATCCTACGTACGCGACAAACTCAAGCCCATGTCCCCAGCCCACAGCAGCGAACTGAACGAGAACAGCGAAGAGCGCAGCAAAGATCTAAATGCCAAATCATCCCAAACGGATAACTACCACATCATCAAGCCACAGGAGGACGACATTCCCTCCGTGCACTCCCAAACCGACGCCTCCTATATCTACGATCGCTACATGCGCGAGCGTCCCGACAActtgcaccagcagcagcagcggcagcggcagttgcATCAAAGCAGCCAAACGCATGTCAAGCGCAATCTGAGTCCATTGCGTGGCATTCACTATCCCACGCACTATAACAACGCAGGCGTCTGCCCGCCGCTCAAGCCTTGCCAATGCGCTCCAAATGCCAGCGCTATGCTTATGTGCGCCTGCGGCTCCAAATCCAATCCCATGCTGCCCAACGCGCAACTGCAGCATGATCTATGCAAAGCCAAGTCTGCGCCCAGCGAGCTGTGGCGCAGTTTGCCTTCCCATGCTGCGCCATCAACCGCTGACTGCGGCtgcgacgctgctgcagctgcacagcGTGACTTTGGCTGTGGCCAATCAGGTGGCGGCTCCCAGCGCACATTGACGCCATGTGCTGCTCAAGCGCCGCTGCCTGCTGTATCCGCCGGCGTGCAGACTTGCGCCTCAGCTGCGCAGCAATGTCCATCAGCAGCGCCGCTATGTCCAGCAGCGCCGCCATGTCCAGCACCACCGCAGCCTTGCACCTccgctgcggcggcggcacagCAATGTCCATCGAAGGCGCCAACATTTGcctcagccgcagcagcgtcTACGCCTGCGCCCTCGACAGCAACTGAAATCATTTTCAAGCCACAGCTGGAAGTGCACGATGAGGAGCTGGGCCTGGTCTACGCTGATGCTTCGCTGGCGGATCAAACTTCTGCTACAGTTTTCTGTCCGCAGATCTGCGGCAATGTGCCGGAAgcgccgcagccgcagccagcaCGCGTCACCTACTGTCCCAACGATCCCAGAGttagagccaaagccaaaacctGCGCTCCCGGCTGCAGCTCCGCCAAGCAGCCGAGCAACACGCAGTTCAAAAGCGCCGCCTCCAGCTGCACGCGCCAAGTGGCCAGTCCCATCATTTGCAGCTGCGCCGAGCCCAGTCATATAACCACCTCGGCCTATGAGGAGCCCATGATGGACTGCGCCagctcgcagcagcagcagcagacgcccTATTCACACGCCTCATTCGGCTGTCCGGAGCGCACTTCGTCGCGCTCGCGCTCGGTCATGGACAAGGTCACCTGCCTGTGCAGCTCGGTGCAGCGCGCCACATTGGGGCGCCTCGGCCAGCATGACAATGCGCCGCCGTTTCTGCCGCGCCAGGacgctgccagctgctgcgccCAGCAACAGCTCCATGAGATTTGTTTGCTCTCCTCCGCCAGCTACTCGCAGGTGCTGCAAACCAACAAGAGCTACAAAATCAGCgccaagcgcagcagcaagtccAGCGGCAAGGACATGTATCGCGACTGCGACTCCAGCTCCAACACATCCATAAATGAGCCCAAGTCGCTGGTCAAATACGCCAGCAAACTTTGCtctaaaaagcaaagccacaAGTCCAAGAGTGCGCCAAGCTGCGACTGCAGCGGCGAGCCGCATGATTCGTCCATGCGCAGCGCACGCAGCTGCTCGGCGGATCTGAACTCCAAGAGTTTGTCGCTGAAAAGTGCCCTGAGCAAAACCCCCGAGTACATGGACACGGAAGCGAGCTGCTCATGCGATAAGCAAAGCGCTGTCATGAGATCGCTGCCAAGTTCGCCCAGCTGCAAGTCGCCCGCAACTTACGTCAGTTTCCCCAGCTGCTCGGAGAGCGCGCCCATGAAATCGCTGCCAAGCTCGCCCAGCTGCAAGTCGCCCGCAACGCATGGCAGCTGCGAGCCGCCGGCGGAGCAACATCCCTGCGTGCAGGCGGATTGCAAATGCTACACGCTCAACTCCAGCGCCATTTGCGAGGAGGAGAGCGTGGGCGTTGTGATGCAGTGTGGCAAGGAGGCGTCCAGCTGCGCCGACACCACTGGCGAGTCCACCTTCGAGCAGAGCTGCCGTCTGTGCGAGACAAATGTGCAGAGTCTCTGCACCAGATCCATGCCCATTACCGAGCCCAGCTGTGGCTGCGATCTGGAAGCTGCGCCCGCCAATCGCAAGCAGCGCATTCTAGCGCTAGTGGAGCAGCTGAGCCTAATGAAGGAATGTCATCCACAGCGTCCGGAGATGATACGTCAGCTGTTTGGCGAACTGACGCTCATGCTGCGCGATGAGGCCGAAAGCGCCAAGTTGCCACAGGATGAGCCGCCGCGCGTGCCGCCCACATTCGAGGAGTGCATCGAGGCCAAAGAGGCGCCTTGCTGGTGCGAACAGACGACGCAGCGCAGCAAAACGGAGCTGCAACGCTTGGAGTGCTTCAATGAAATGGAAAAGTACTTGGAGCACTGTCTGCTCAAGTCGGGCACGCGACCCACATCGGCCACCGAAATTGGTGGCTTTGAATTTGATCCAGAATTCGATCCGTATCGCGCTGGCCAAGAGGACTCGCAAACGTTCAAGGACTGCCATGAGCCGGAGGAGCACTTTGCTGGCACTTGTGAGGAAGAGGAGGCAACCAAAGCAGACACAACCACAGGCACAACGGGAGCAGCAGGGCTGGAGGAAAGCGCTGGCGGCAAAAGCGAACGCACCGATTTTACAGGCAAAAGCGAATCTACAGCCAAAAGCGAAAGAACTGAGCGCACTGGCAAAAGCGAGCGAACCGATTTTACATTCAAGAGCGAAAGATTCGAGTATACGGGTGAGAGCGTCACAATTCCGGCGTGCATTGCGGCAGAGGAaacgctgccagcagctgagAGTGAAACAGAGGAGCCGGCACAGATAGCAGCACGCACAGGCTCCAAGCGCGGCTCACAGCTGCAGTCTGCCGATGGCTCCAAGCGCGGCTCACAAGTTGTGCCGCAAGCTGCTGAGCCAACTGATGCTTACCAATTAGTAGAGGAGGAGCTAGTGGTCATTGAAGAGGAAACCATTGTAGTTATAGCTGGACAAGACGGCGATGAAGCTTTAGCCGAAACAGAGCCACAGTCAGCGCCCCACGCTGGTCAACTCTGCGCCATGGACGCTGGCGGCGCCTTGGGTCAGCTAACCGAACGCGAGTGCCTGCTCATGGAATACATGCTGCGCCGCATGTGCCAATACTgcgaggaggagcagcaaatgcaggaggacgacggcggcggcgaggGCTACGACGATGAGTGCGACTGTGAAGCGAACTACtcgcaaaggcagcagcagcagccaggcggCTGTCTCTGTTGCCACTGCCGCGCCATGATCTGTGAGAATCAATGCAAGTCGGTGACCAAGACTATGGATGCAGTAAGCGATCCTGTAGGCGAAATG aaatattttattgactcgattatatttgatttgcaatCAATGGACCAAGTGCtgaacaaaaagaaaattaaaccCAAG GGCTCGCGCTCCAAGCAGCCAGCGGGCAATGCGCCTGGCGACAGCTTTCCAGTTACCATTGCCGAAGTTTCCAGCTTGGGTTGTGCAGCGCTCTTCATAAGATGGGAGGTGCACGACTGCACCGCCATAGCGGGCTATGAG ATCTATGTGGATGGCCACTTGACCAATCGTTTTTATAGTTTTCGACACGAGGCTGGCGTTGTTAGCAATGTGGACGTTACCAAAATGCATCAGATTGTGCTGCGTGCACAGGCAACGGGTCAGGACTTTCCTGGCGAGGAGTGCGGCAATGCTGTAGCGCATGCGCATCCGGAGCTGCTAGCTGGCGCCAGTCGTCCTTGGAAGCCCAGCATTTATTTCTACGATCCGGACAGCGGCGTTGCGCcgccacgcagcagcagcaagaaaaagtctgaggcagcagcgccagcggaAACAGAAGCGGAAACAGAAGCGTACTAG